In a single window of the Mesoplodon densirostris isolate mMesDen1 chromosome 16, mMesDen1 primary haplotype, whole genome shotgun sequence genome:
- the PVRIG gene encoding transmembrane protein PVRIG: protein MDRPRALSLLLVLLTLCITAGTPEVWVQVQMEATESPSFTVRCGFLGSGSISLVTVSYGGPDGAGETTLAVLHPKLGTQHWNPACRAHWETRTSISLTLEGSEARSSSPNTTFCCKFTSFPEGSQEACGNISLSPDQGLPAPTPATMLRADLAGILGVSGVLLFGCVYLLYLLCQQRHWSVMKLQPPSNSNPQTQRRASAAGQASLTSLHIPYATINTSYFSPATLHRVLPPQPLPRWAPLPSQSPVPWAPLPASARSSFISVENRLYAQAEKGPLHAGTDLIPLPDCLERRAMEGR, encoded by the exons ATGGACAGGCCCCGGGCCCTGAGCCTGCTCTTGGTGCTGCTGACTCTCTGCATCACTGCTG GGACTCCTGAGGTGTGGGTGCAGGTTCAGATGGAGGCCACCGAGTCCCCGTCCTTCACTGTCCGCTGTGGATTCCTGGGATCTGGCTCTATCTCCCTGGTGACTGTGAGCTACGGGGGCCCCGATGGTGCTGGAGAGACCACGCTGGCTGTGTTGCACCCAAAGCTCGGCACCCAGCACTGGAACCCTGCCTGCCGGGCCCACTGGGAAACCAGAACCAGCATCTCCCTCACCTTGGAAGGGTCCGAGGCGAGAAGCTCCAGTCCCAACACCACCTTCTGCTGCAAGTTTACTTCCTTCCCCGAGGGCTCCCAGGAGGCCTGTGGGAACATCTCCCTCAGCCCAGACCAAG GGCTCCCTGCTCCTACTCCAGCCACCATGCTGCGAGCTGACCTGGCTGGGATCTTGGGGGTTTCGGGGGTCCTCCTCTTTGGCTGCGTCTACCTCCTCTACCTCCTGTGTCAGCAAAGGCACTG GTCTGTCATGAAGCTTCAGCCACCCAGCAACAGCAACccccagacacagaggagagcAAGT GCAGCCGGCCAAGCCTCCCTGACCTCTCTCCACATCCCCTATGCCACCATCAACACTAGCTACTTCAGCCCGGCAACTCTGCACCGGGTCCTCCCACCTCAGCCCCTGCCCAGGTGGGCGCCGCTCCCCAGCCAGAGCCCCGTACCCTGGGCACCCCTGCCGGCCTCCGCTCGCAGCAGCTTCATCTCTGTTGAGAACCGACTCTACGCTCAAGCAGAAAAGGGGCCTCTCCACGCCGGCACCGACCTCATCCCGCTCCCGGACTGTCTGGAGCGCAGAGCCATGGAGGGGCGTTAG